The genomic interval ACTATAAGTCCAATCCATAAACGCTTAGTCCAGCCTCTCATCTAAGTCCCCCTTATCATTAACTCGATTTTATTATGGAAGAAAAAGATTGGGCTTATACTGAACAAAACGCAAAAGGAAACACGTCGCTGTTACTTGTACAAATTTTACACGTGTGAAAAGCTTGGTATAGGAATAGATTAAAATTATTCCCGCCAAACGATACGATTTTATATAACGAAAGAACAAAGAAGCGATGCAATGTGGAGGAGAAAGTAATATGGCCTTAAATTATGATATAGACAAATTAACGAACCTTGGGATTTCCATCGGGATTCTACTCTTATTTTTGTTGTTAAGAAAGATATTTACTACATATATCTTTAAATTCATTTTAAAAATCAGCAAAAAATCTCCGACCAATTTCTTTACGCATGTTTTTAATTCTTTTGAACAGCCGATTCGTTGGTTATTCATCGTAATTGGTGTATATGTAGCACTTCGTTATTTCCCTTATTTAGACCAAAAAGATCCATTATTCTTAAAGTTCTTTCGTGCCAGCGTAATTTTTATTATTAGCTGGGGATTATATAATATGTCTTCTGCTTCATCAATCTTATTTGAAAAGATAAGAGACCGCTTTGATATTAATATGGACCAAATCCTTATCCCATTTTTATCAAAGGGTTTACGTTTTATCATTATCGCGATTAGTTTCAGTATTATTGCCCAAGAGTTTAATTATGACGTAAACGGGTTTGTAGCAGGATTAGGGCTGGGCGGTCTTGCTTTTGCCTTAGCTGCAAAAGACGCTATTGCCAATTTCTTCGGTGGGATTGTCATTATTATCGAAAAACCTTTTTCGATCGGGGATTGGATTCAAACAGCAAGTGTAGAGGGAATTGTTGAAGATATCACATTTCGAAGTACTTCTATAAGAGCGTTCTCCCAAGCCGTAGTAACCGTGCCAAATGCAGCACTATCCAATGAAGTCATTACCAACTGGAGCAAGATGGGGAAAAGAAGTGTTACCTTTAGACCTGAGTTGAAATACGATACTCCAAGACATAAAGTAAAAAATGTTTTAGAAAAAATAGAATTTGAATTACGTAATCATCCAGGCGTTCACCAAGAAACTATTTTAGTTAAGTTGGAACAGCTACATATAAGCGGCCTTATGATCTACATTAACTTCTTTACGAATTCGACACAGCTTGGAGACTATTTAACAGTAAAAGAAGACATCAACTATGCCATTATGGAAATTCTTGAAGAAGAACATGTATCCCTTGCCTTCCCTACTAGTACGATTATTGTGGAACAAGATAAAACGGCACAGACGAGTCAAGTGTCAAACTCATAATAAACAGGCCCTATTTATTATTAGGCCTGTTTATTCTATATATAAAGCCCATTTGATTTTCTGACATCTCTCACACGAGCAGGAGCTAAAAATCAACAGCGTATTCAAATAAACACTTTTCTATCGGTTTAACAAGTTGAACCTATATAGTTTTTCATCGAGACTGCTTCCTATAGTTTAATGTATCAATATTTGCAACCCTTTTTCTTTGGTAGTAAAATTATTCCATACATCTATATAGAATTTGTACTCTAAGCATGATAATTAAGCAAAAACGAATAATAAAAAGAGCACGATATACAAAATTTATTCGATAAGAACTATGCGTACATTGGAGGGGGTAAACAATGATTAATCACGAGGAAGTGCGATTAAGACCATTAGAAAGAGAAGATTTGAAATTTGTCCATAAACTGAATAATAATGCTAAAATTATGTCTTATTGGTTTGAGGAACCGTATGAAGCCTTTGTTGAATTACAGGACTTGTTCGATAAACATATCCATAATCAAGGGGAACGCCGCTTTATCCTTCAACAAGGAACGGAAATTCTCGGTCTAGTCGAGCTAGTAGAAATTGATTACATCCATCGCAGAGCTGAATTCCAAATTATTATTGATCCGAAATACCAAGGTTGTGGACATTCACTAACCGCTACTCGTTTGGCGATGAATTATGCGTTTTTCATTTTAAATTTACATAAGCTATATTTGATTGTTGATAAAACCAATGAAATAGCCATTCATGTTTACCAAAAAGCCGGCTTTCAAATAGAAGGCGAATTACAGGATGAATTCTTTGTCGCTGGTAAATATCATGATGCATTAAGAATGTGCATCTTCCAAGAACAATATATCGAAATGAAGGAGCAAGAAAATTTCCAAAATTAAGAACATAATATTATGGGTACTGCTCCCCCTAAAATTATGGTATCATAATAACATGGTAACGTACTAAAGGAATATTATAACGTAGACAAAGGAGAATTTCTTCAATATGAAACGTATAGCAACTATGATTTTGACTTTAGTAGCTATGTTCTCCATCCTTACGGCTTGCGGTACAGCGGAGGATAAAGGAACGGATCAAGCTAAAGACCAAAAAGATACTTTAGTTATCGGGATTGACGACCAATTTGCTCCAATGGGCTTCCGAGATAAAAATAATGAAATTGTTGGTTTCGACATCGATTATGCTAAAGCTGCTGCTGAAAAAATGGGTATGACAGCTGAATTCCAACCAATCGATTGGAAAACAAAAGAATCCGAACTAAGCAGTGGACGAATTGACCTGATTTGGAACGGATATACGATTACAGATGAACGCAAAGAAAAAGTTCTTTTCACAAAACCATACTTAGAAAATGCACAGGTTGTTGTGACTTTAACCGATTCAAAGCTAAAAAAACTGGATGATTTATCAGGCAAAGTTGTAGGTATTCAAGCTCTTTCTTCTGCATCTGATGCCCTAAATGCTAATCCAATTAAATCAAAAATCAAAACAGTAACAGAGTTTAAAGATAATGTACTTGCACTAAGCGATTTAAAAACAGGCCGTATAGATGCAGTCGTTATTGATGAGGTTGTTATTAATTATTATATGTCTAAAGAAAAAGATACATTTAAACTACTTGACGAATCGCTTGCGCCGGAACAATATGGCGTAGGTGTGAAAAAAGGAAATGAAGAATTATTAGAAA from Peribacillus asahii carries:
- a CDS encoding mechanosensitive ion channel family protein, with protein sequence MALNYDIDKLTNLGISIGILLLFLLLRKIFTTYIFKFILKISKKSPTNFFTHVFNSFEQPIRWLFIVIGVYVALRYFPYLDQKDPLFLKFFRASVIFIISWGLYNMSSASSILFEKIRDRFDINMDQILIPFLSKGLRFIIIAISFSIIAQEFNYDVNGFVAGLGLGGLAFALAAKDAIANFFGGIVIIIEKPFSIGDWIQTASVEGIVEDITFRSTSIRAFSQAVVTVPNAALSNEVITNWSKMGKRSVTFRPELKYDTPRHKVKNVLEKIEFELRNHPGVHQETILVKLEQLHISGLMIYINFFTNSTQLGDYLTVKEDINYAIMEILEEEHVSLAFPTSTIIVEQDKTAQTSQVSNS
- the speG gene encoding spermidine N1-acetyltransferase, with the translated sequence MINHEEVRLRPLEREDLKFVHKLNNNAKIMSYWFEEPYEAFVELQDLFDKHIHNQGERRFILQQGTEILGLVELVEIDYIHRRAEFQIIIDPKYQGCGHSLTATRLAMNYAFFILNLHKLYLIVDKTNEIAIHVYQKAGFQIEGELQDEFFVAGKYHDALRMCIFQEQYIEMKEQENFQN
- a CDS encoding amino acid ABC transporter substrate-binding protein, giving the protein MKRIATMILTLVAMFSILTACGTAEDKGTDQAKDQKDTLVIGIDDQFAPMGFRDKNNEIVGFDIDYAKAAAEKMGMTAEFQPIDWKTKESELSSGRIDLIWNGYTITDERKEKVLFTKPYLENAQVVVTLTDSKLKKLDDLSGKVVGIQALSSASDALNANPIKSKIKTVTEFKDNVLALSDLKTGRIDAVVIDEVVINYYMSKEKDTFKLLDESLAPEQYGVGVKKGNEELLEKLQKALDEMNEDGTAAEISEKWFGEDKVLK